The DNA sequence GCACCTGGCCCACCTGGGCATCGAACCGGACGCCGTGATCGGCGACCTGTGGGCCGAGCAGAAGGCGCTGGCGCTGCGCGAGCACGAGGCGTCCGTCTACGTCGGCGACCACGTGGGCGACGTGCGCGGCGCGCGGACCGCGGGCGCGCTGTCGGTGGCGGTCGCCACCGGCCCGTGCGACGAGGCGGAGCTGCGCGCGGCCGGCGCGGACGTCGTCCTCGCCGGGCTGACCGAATTCCCCCGCTGGTTTTCGGACTACCGTTCCGACAACTGACCGGCCCGGGCCCGCCGCCGCCCCGCCGCGACGGAACGCAGTACACCCGCCCCGGCCATCAGAAAACCGACGGCCATGAACATGCTCAAGCCGAACATGTACGTGGGAAAGGGCGTCGTACCGAGGAACAACGGGGCCACAGTGACCAGAGTGGCCACGGCGCCGATGAAGAAGACGATGGCGCCGGTACGGACCAGACCGTCACCGGGCGCGGCGGAATTCGCTTGGGTTTTGTCACGCACCGGACCAGGGTAGTTCCCTGCGCGAGGGAACAACCCGATGACGTCTTGTCACCGGCCTGAAGACCATTAGCCTTGGTACCGGCGGGTCGTCAGGCCCGCCCGAGTGCTATCAAGAGCCGTTTTCAGAAGCAGTTTTCCCGACGAGTACGAGGACGAGGACAGACGTGCCCACCGGCAAGGTCAAGTGGTTCAACAGCGAGAAGGGCTTCGGCTTTCTCTCCCGTGACGACGGCGGCGACGTCTTCGTGCATTCCTCGGTCCTCCCCGCCGGAGTCGAGGCCCTGAAGCCGGGCCAGCGCGTGGAGTTCGGCGTGGTCGCCGGACAGCGCGGCGACCAGGCCCTCTCCCTGACCATCCTCGACCCGACCCCGTCGGTCGCCGCCGCCCAGCGCAAGAAGCCCGACGAGCTGGCCTCCATCGTCCAGGACCTGACGACCGTGCTGGAGAACATCACGCCGCAGCTGGAGCGGGGCCGCTACCCCGACCGCGCCGCCGGCAAGAAGATCGCCGGCCTGCTCCGCGCGGTCGCCGACCAGCTCGACGTCTAGCGGGCCCCGCTCTCAGGGGAACCGCAGCGCGTCCGGGCCGAGGGGCGGCACCAGCCCCTCGGCCGCCGCGCGCGTCAGCAGCCCCCGCACCGCCGCGTAGCCGTCCTCGCCCAGATCGGCGGTGAACTCGTTGACGTACAGCCCGATGTGCTGGTCGGCGACGGCCGGGTCCATCTCCTGGGCGTGCTCCATGACGTACGGCCGCGACGCCTCGGGGTCGTCCCAGGCGGCGCGCACGGACGCGCGGATCGCGTCGGCGAGCCGGGTCAGCGCCGCCCCGCCCAGCGACCGCCGGGCGATGATCGCGCCGAGCGGGATCGGCAGCCCCGTGGTGCGCTCCCAGTGCTCACCCATGTCGGCGAGCCGGTGCAGCCCGTAGTTCCGGTACGTGAAGCGCGCCTCGTGGATGACGAGCCCCGCGTCGACCTTCCCGTCCCGCACGGCCGGCATGATCTCGTGGAACGGCATCACCACGATCTCCCCGACCCCGCCCGGCACCACGTCGGCGGCCCACAGCCGGAACAGCAGGTACGCCGTCGACCGCTCGCTCGGCACCGCGACCGTGCGCCCGGTGAGGTCCACCCCCTCCTCCCGGGTCAGCACCAGCGGGCCGCAGCCCCGCCCCAGCGCGCCCCCGCAGGGCAGCAGCGCGTACTCGTCGAGGACGTACGGCAGCACCGCGTACGACACCTTCAGCACATCGAGTTCGCCGCGCTCGGCCATGCCGTTGGTGAGGTCGATGTCGGCGAAGGTCACGTCGAGGGCCGGCGCGCCCGGCACGCGGCCGTGGGCGAGGGCGTCGAAGACGAAGGTGTCGTTGGGGCAGGGGGAGTAGGCGATCCGCAGCTGCCGCTGCTCACTGCTCATGGCGGTCATGCCGGTTCCAACTCTCGAGTACGGGCGCGAGCTTCCCGAACCCCTCGGTGAGGGCGCTCAGGGCGTCGCCGATGCTCCAGGCGGCGCGGTCGCGGGGGCCGACGGGGTTCGACACCGCCCGCACCTCCAGCACGGGCACGCCGTGCGCGGCGGCGGCCTCGGCGACCCCGAAGCCCTCCATGGCCTCGGCGAGGGCAC is a window from the Streptomyces capillispiralis genome containing:
- a CDS encoding cold-shock protein — encoded protein: MPTGKVKWFNSEKGFGFLSRDDGGDVFVHSSVLPAGVEALKPGQRVEFGVVAGQRGDQALSLTILDPTPSVAAAQRKKPDELASIVQDLTTVLENITPQLERGRYPDRAAGKKIAGLLRAVADQLDV
- a CDS encoding 1,4-dihydroxy-6-naphthoate synthase yields the protein MSSEQRQLRIAYSPCPNDTFVFDALAHGRVPGAPALDVTFADIDLTNGMAERGELDVLKVSYAVLPYVLDEYALLPCGGALGRGCGPLVLTREEGVDLTGRTVAVPSERSTAYLLFRLWAADVVPGGVGEIVVMPFHEIMPAVRDGKVDAGLVIHEARFTYRNYGLHRLADMGEHWERTTGLPIPLGAIIARRSLGGAALTRLADAIRASVRAAWDDPEASRPYVMEHAQEMDPAVADQHIGLYVNEFTADLGEDGYAAVRGLLTRAAAEGLVPPLGPDALRFP